The segment CTTCCATTCCTGCTTTCACGTACTCATTTTTCATAAATGTATCCCATACAAAGCCTGTGCGATAATTTTCAATCATTAGTAATGTAATCCCTTTATCAATCCCAATAACATCTTGGGCATACCAAGGTCTTGGTTTTTCTAAGTTATAGGCATCTTTAAACCCATAATCTCCCCATAATTCAGGAATTTCATGATAATGCTCTAAGGTAGCAATCGATTCCTCTGGTGTAAATACAATCGATCCTGCAGCACCTGCTGGTGGAATTGTTCCGTCTGTAAAATGTGCCGTATTGTCAAAGCCTGATGGACTCGCACCGTATGTGCCATTATAGCCACTCGGCCCATCACTAGCTGTTAGCCCCCATGAATTAGGGCCAAATGCAGAAAACTCATCCGCTTTGTCCATAACGTAAGCACGATTTGCCTTTGAGGCGATGACTGAATTTTCAAACCAGTTAACCCCTTCTTTGTCCACTAAATCGCGCAAATCAAACCACGCATAAGTAAATTGATGAGTAAACAAAGATCCAAACCAAGAGTGGATAAATGGTTCCCCATCTCCATACGATTTTTTATCTTTCTTAAATGCATAAAACATATCTGGACTTGTTGGATGGGTGGGAGATGCTGCGGCTAGAAAGTAAATCATTTGTTGTTCCGCATAGAAATCCCAAGCTCCTGCAAAGCCATTTTCAGGGGAATAGCTCATGTAAAATAAATTTTGATCTGGGTTTCGGAACCACTCCCAGTCCACACGTTTATAAATTTCCTCAGCTTTGTCTTTTATGTCACCACCAAAGTATTCCCCTGTTGTTAATGCTCCATTAACAAGAATCGCAGTATCAATAATCGATACCTCACTCGTACCAGCTCTTTTTGCATTGCTCATATTCAGAAAGTGGTAAAATACACCATTGATATGTTCTGCTTCTTCTAGAAGGGTATCAAGGGTTCCTTCCACACGTTGTTTTGCTTCATCCTTTGTAATCCAATCTCTTTCTACACCAATTGTTATCGCTGTCAAACCAAAGCCAACAGAAGCGACACTTGATAGATTTGGATTTCCTGGAGCACGGTCACGTATTAATCCATATCCCGGACTATCTATATCTGTGTTTGCTTCCTTCCAAAAAAAATCAAAACTACTTTTGCTTTCCAACTCTAAGATAGGTGGTCCTTCTACCTCATTTCTACTAGATGCTTGCTTATCCATATTCTGAAACAAGAAAATTACACCTATAGAAATTAGAATTAAAATACCGATCAAAACGAATATACTTTTTCTATTTTTCATAGCACTTCGAGTCTCCCTTCTAATTGCCGGGGCATAAAATCAATAGGGAACACCCCTGTAACATCATCAATAGGAGGCTCTCCTTTATCTAGTTCAACTTACGAATAGACATCTAATACATTAACTTCTTGATTAAG is part of the Bacillaceae bacterium S4-13-56 genome and harbors:
- a CDS encoding glucoamylase family protein, with the translated sequence MKNRKSIFVLIGILILISIGVIFLFQNMDKQASSRNEVEGPPILELESKSSFDFFWKEANTDIDSPGYGLIRDRAPGNPNLSSVASVGFGLTAITIGVERDWITKDEAKQRVEGTLDTLLEEAEHINGVFYHFLNMSNAKRAGTSEVSIIDTAILVNGALTTGEYFGGDIKDKAEEIYKRVDWEWFRNPDQNLFYMSYSPENGFAGAWDFYAEQQMIYFLAAASPTHPTSPDMFYAFKKDKKSYGDGEPFIHSWFGSLFTHQFTYAWFDLRDLVDKEGVNWFENSVIASKANRAYVMDKADEFSAFGPNSWGLTASDGPSGYNGTYGASPSGFDNTAHFTDGTIPPAGAAGSIVFTPEESIATLEHYHEIPELWGDYGFKDAYNLEKPRPWYAQDVIGIDKGITLLMIENYRTGFVWDTFMKNEYVKAGMEEVGLTKVE